The Zalophus californianus isolate mZalCal1 chromosome 7, mZalCal1.pri.v2, whole genome shotgun sequence genome includes a region encoding these proteins:
- the FGD2 gene encoding FYVE, RhoGEF and PH domain-containing protein 2 isoform X3, whose translation MEGESKKLASLSNLVTVFENSRTPGAASRVCKPEIEHCHPGCSPPPPAEPWKEPNLGETLEGSEPRMVSRRYLSSLKNKLSSGPWRKSCQPGTHPGPGTQEPEEKKIVQELLETEKAYVARLHLLDQVFFQELLREARGSKAFPEDVVRLIFSNISSIYQFHAQFFLPELQRRLDSWTATPRIGDVIQKLAPFLKMYSEYVKNFERAVELLATWTEKSTPFQEVITRIQSSEASGSLTLQHHMLEPVQRIPRYELLLKEYVQKLPAQAPDRADAQKALDMIFSAAQHSNAAVTEMERLQDLWDVYQRLGLEDDIVDPSNTLLREGPVLKISFRRSDPMERYLFLFNNMLLYCIPKVIQVGAQFQVRELTDAEFPHSFLVSGKQRTLELQARSQEEMISWIQSCQAAIDQIEKRNETFKAAVQGPEGDTQEQELQSEELGLRAPQWVRDKMVTMCMRCQEPFNALTRRRHHCRACGYVVCARCSDYRAELQYNDNRPSRVCFHCYTFLTGSVLPEDKEDKRRGILEKVSATGSEQSLMCSFLQLVGDKWGKSGPRGWCVIPRDDPLVLYVYAAPQDMRAHTSVPLLGYQVTAGTQADPRVFQLQQSGQLYTFKAETEELRDRWVKAMERAASGWSPRGPSDEDLSD comes from the exons ATGGAGGGAGAAAGTAAGAAGCTGGCATCTCTGTCCAATCTGGTGACTGTGTTTGAGAACAGCAG GACTCCAGGAGCAGCATCCAGAGTCTGCAAGCCGGAGATTGAACATTGCCACCCTGGGTGCAGTCCTCCCCCACCTGCAGAGCCGTGGAAGGAGCCCAACCTTGGGGAGACCCTTGAGGGGTCCGAGCCCAGGATGGTCAGCAGGAGGTACCTGAGCTCCCTGAAGAACAAGCTGTCCAGTGGGCCCTGGAGGAAATCTTGCCAGCCTGGGACCCACCCTGGGCCAGGGACACAG GAGCCTGAGGAAAAGAAGATCGTCCAGGAGCTCCTGGAGACAGAGAAGGCCTATGTGGCACGCCTGCATCTACTAGACCAG GTGTTCTTCCAGGAGCTGCTGAGGGAGGCCCGAGGCAGCAAGGCCTTCCCCGAGGATGTGGTCAGGCTCATCTTCTCCAACATCTCCTCCATCTACCAGTTCCACGCACAGTTCTTCCTCCCGGAGCTGCAGCGGCGTCTGGACAGCTG GACCGCAACCCCCCGCATCGGTGACGTGATCCAGAAACTGGCTCCATTCCTGAAGATGTACAGTGAGTATGTCAAGAACTTTGAGCGAGCGGTTGAGCTGCTGGCCACCTGGACTGAGAAGTCCACACCCTTCCAGGAGGTGATCACCCGCATTCAG AGCAGCGAGGCCTCCGGCAGCCTGACTCTGCAACACCACATGCTGGAACCTGTGCAGAGAATCCCACGCTATGAGCTACTGCTCAAGGAGTACGTCCAGAAGCTGCCAGCCCAGGCCCCAGACCGGGCTGATGCTCAGA AAGCGCTCGACATGATCTTCTCAGCCGCTCAGCACTCCAATGCAGCCGTCACAGAGATG GAGCGGCTGCAGGACCTGTGGGACGTGTACCAGCGCCTGGGTCTCGAGGACGACATAGTGGACCCCTCCAACACCCTGCTCCGTGAAGGCCCAGTCCTCAAAATCTCCTTTCGCCGCAGCGACCCCATGGAGCGCTACCTTTTCTTG TTCAACAATATGCTGCTCTACTGTATACCCAAGGTCATCCAGGTGGGCGCCCAATTCCAG GTGCGGGAGCTGACTGATGCAGAGTTCCCCCACTCCTTCCTGGTGTCGGGGAAGCAGCGCACTCTGGAGCTGCAAGCCCG GTCCCAGGAGGAAATGATTTCCTGGATACAG TCCTGCCAAGCGGCCATTGACCAAATCGAGAAGCGGAATGAAACCTTCAAGGCTGCGGTCCAGGGCCCTGAGGGAGACACCCAGGAGCAGGAA CTGCAGTCCGAGGAGCTGGGCCTCCGGGCACCGCAGTGGGTCCGGGACAAGATGGTGACCATGTGCATGCGCTGCCAGGAGCCCTTCAATGCCCTGACGCGCCGCCGCCACCACTGCCGAGCCTGCGGTTAC GTGGTGTGCGCCAGGTGCTCTGACTACCGGGCTGAGCTCCAGTACAATGACAACAGGCCCAGCCGCGTCTGCTTCCACTGCTACACCTTCCTCACTGGAAGCGTGCTCCCCGAGGACAAGGAAGACAAGAGACGGGGCATCCTGGAG AAAGTGTCCGCGACAGGGTCCGAGCAGAGCCTCATGTGCAGCTTCCTGCAGCTGGTTGGGGACAAGTGGGGGAAGAGCGGCCCCCGGGGCTGGTGTGTGATCCCCCGGGATGACCCCCTGGTCCTCTACGTCTATGCTGCCCCTCAG GACATGCGGGCTCACACGTCCGTCCCCCTGCTGGGCTACCAGGTGACTGCAGGGACCCAGGCAGACCCCCGGGTCTTCCAGCTGCAACAGTCAGGCCAGCTTTACACCTTCAAGGCCGAAACCGAGGAGCTGAGGGACCGCTGGGTGAAGGCCATGGAGCGGGCGGCCAGTGGCTGGAGCCCCAGGGGACCCAGTGATGAAGACCTGTCTGACTGA